One Ignavibacterium album JCM 16511 genomic region harbors:
- a CDS encoding acyltransferase produces MLKSIINRMLHSIAFIIPFGDSVRPFLHRLRGVKIGKNVWISKFVYIDDNHPECVEIGDNSTIGLRTTIFTHTYFGKRQKHNPNKVVIGKNVYVGPHCLILPNVTIGDNSVIKGGTVVTRNVPPNTLYGMPNAEPLATVTVPLTYEHGYEEFVKGLRPIRKKNNNQKDKN; encoded by the coding sequence ATGTTAAAATCTATAATTAACAGAATGCTTCACAGCATTGCGTTTATCATACCTTTTGGTGATTCGGTAAGACCATTTTTGCATCGCTTAAGAGGTGTAAAAATTGGTAAAAATGTATGGATAAGTAAGTTTGTTTATATCGATGATAATCATCCCGAGTGTGTTGAGATTGGTGATAATAGTACAATTGGTTTGCGAACTACTATTTTTACTCATACATATTTTGGTAAAAGGCAGAAGCATAATCCTAACAAGGTAGTTATTGGGAAAAATGTATATGTTGGTCCTCATTGTTTGATTCTGCCAAATGTAACTATTGGTGATAATTCTGTTATTAAAGGTGGTACAGTTGTAACAAGAAATGTTCCTCCTAATACTTTGTATGGAATGCCTAATGCCGAACCACTAGCTACAGTTACTGTGCCTTTAACCTATGAACATGGATATGAAGAATTCGTAAAAGGTTTAAGACCTATAAGAAAAAAGAATAATAATCAAAAGGATAAAAACTAA
- a CDS encoding acyl carrier protein, whose protein sequence is MSEQKYSDLIRNFIVDNFLFGDDSQLKNDTPLFEKGIIDSTGVLELVSFIEENYKITILDDELVQDNFSSISSIEKFLQNKLNNKNS, encoded by the coding sequence ATGAGTGAACAAAAATATTCTGACTTAATCAGAAATTTTATCGTTGATAACTTTCTATTCGGAGATGATTCGCAACTAAAAAATGATACTCCGCTTTTTGAAAAAGGTATTATAGATTCAACCGGTGTTCTTGAGTTGGTTTCTTTCATCGAAGAAAATTACAAAATTACAATTCTCGATGATGAACTTGTTCAGGATAATTTTTCTTCAATCAGCTCGATTGAAAAATTCCTGCAAAACAAACTTAACAATAAAAACTCCTGA
- a CDS encoding 4'-phosphopantetheinyl transferase family protein, with amino-acid sequence MNIANSEIHIYSINITEPEYDFQKLKEVFSQDEKERVSDYKFIKDRERAIVTFYFRRRILSEYTGKRPEELSFKKNNSGKPLIDIPEYDHLKFNYSHSGEMIIYAISKDSEIGVDIELVKEIPDMNALVENYFSKEEIQVFKNMDNRNDQTNLFYKIWTRKEALVKASGKGISDDLSQINIITDKPDFNNPQKFFYREKHWILSGLSVPENYIATVAYESAKPKEIIYFNEFSII; translated from the coding sequence ATGAATATTGCAAATTCCGAAATACATATCTACTCAATAAATATTACAGAACCGGAATATGATTTTCAAAAATTAAAGGAAGTTTTTTCGCAAGATGAAAAGGAAAGAGTCTCGGATTATAAGTTTATCAAAGACAGAGAAAGAGCGATTGTAACTTTCTACTTTAGAAGAAGAATACTCTCTGAATATACCGGCAAGAGGCCTGAAGAACTGTCCTTCAAAAAAAATAATTCAGGAAAACCGCTCATAGATATCCCTGAATACGACCACTTAAAATTCAATTATTCCCATTCGGGAGAAATGATAATTTATGCAATTTCCAAAGACTCTGAAATTGGGGTTGATATTGAACTTGTAAAAGAAATTCCGGATATGAATGCTTTGGTTGAAAACTATTTTTCAAAGGAGGAAATCCAGGTGTTCAAAAACATGGATAATAGGAATGATCAGACCAATCTTTTTTATAAAATCTGGACAAGAAAAGAAGCTCTGGTAAAAGCGTCAGGCAAAGGTATTAGTGATGACCTCAGTCAAATAAATATAATCACAGATAAACCAGATTTTAATAATCCACAAAAATTTTTCTATCGAGAAAAGCATTGGATACTTTCTGGTCTATCAGTTCCCGAAAATTATATTGCAACTGTGGCTTATGAATCTGCAAAACCCAAGGAGATTATTTATTTTAATGAATTTTCGATTATTTGA
- a CDS encoding cupin-like domain-containing protein produces MNSLERIKGISPEDFRREFVAKRKPVILEDATKKWIALEKWTPKFWQQNYGDKVVEIDGNKFSLNKVIELALNSDENNPAPYYRNIRISHEYPELIQDISPESDYCLPNYFLHKVFTPLRTSLFAYGQYELFIGGKGRSFPYLHYDVPGADTFIHQIAGEKELVLFSPEDSRYLYPKSGAEFNVSSIPDIENVSLDKFPLYKNAQKITVTLKAGESIYFPSGWWHTAKMLSFSISIGIDVANQFNWETVEGFLNKKAKAKLSFLSPAFMFYLKAGRSLVK; encoded by the coding sequence ATGAATTCATTAGAAAGAATAAAAGGCATTTCACCTGAAGACTTCAGAAGAGAGTTTGTTGCTAAAAGAAAGCCAGTGATTTTGGAGGATGCAACGAAAAAATGGATAGCACTTGAAAAATGGACTCCTAAGTTTTGGCAGCAAAATTACGGAGACAAAGTTGTAGAAATAGATGGAAATAAATTTTCACTAAATAAGGTTATTGAGTTAGCACTTAATTCAGATGAAAATAATCCGGCCCCATATTACAGAAATATTAGAATAAGTCACGAATATCCTGAATTAATCCAGGATATTTCTCCCGAATCCGATTATTGTTTGCCCAATTACTTTCTGCACAAAGTTTTTACGCCACTAAGAACATCACTGTTTGCATACGGCCAGTATGAATTATTTATCGGAGGAAAAGGAAGATCTTTCCCTTATTTGCATTATGATGTTCCAGGTGCAGATACATTCATTCACCAGATTGCAGGTGAAAAAGAACTTGTGCTATTTAGTCCCGAAGATTCAAGATATCTTTATCCAAAGTCAGGTGCAGAGTTTAATGTTTCCTCCATTCCGGATATTGAGAATGTTTCGCTTGATAAATTTCCTCTATATAAAAATGCTCAGAAGATAACAGTTACATTAAAAGCTGGTGAAAGCATTTATTTCCCATCAGGTTGGTGGCATACGGCCAAGATGTTGTCATTTTCGATTTCTATTGGAATTGATGTAGCAAATCAATTCAACTGGGAAACTGTTGAAGGTTTCTTAAATAAAAAAGCAAAGGCAAAATTATCCTTTTTATCACCTGCGTTTATGTTTTATCTGAAAGCCGGAAGAAGCCTGGTTAAATAA
- a CDS encoding hybrid non-ribosomal peptide synthetase/type I polyketide synthase has translation MIKQKSVIELFEEQVAKSKDKIAIVSSNRDYTYYELNCRAKSIAKVLIGKGFLPNSIVGIAVDRSFDLIAAVLGILKAGGCVFPIDMNYPADRIQFMIKDTRPGFIITSKTSREKIPESDAELILVENITEVKDEVLKTAYLKPDDLIYLIYTSGSTGKPKGLKMPHRVISNLIDWQNNISTPGSFSTLQFAPISFDVSFQEIFSTLTSGSTLYLIDENNRKDPFELIKFISQNKIERIFLPFIALQTFAEAAEQSDYKLYLKHIITAGEQLIITPQIERFFRNNKNITLHNQYGPSETHVCTSFILNGPSENWPKFPPIGRAIQNSQILLLDENLNIVNAGSVGEIFIGGTCVAEGYLNRDELTAARFRKIQIDGTEQIFYKTGDLGKLNESGDIEFLGRADEQIKLHGYRIEPGEIENSILEFQGINSAAVVLQELSNGEKVLAAYFSTKGAMIDVNTLKLFLDEKLPLYMVPKYYFQKETLPLTPSGKIDKKVLKSNKIDIFKKDSEHSSDLKIDFIEEMLIKIWREVLGKDSFNIEDNFFDIGGDSISIGRVQIKIKEYLKEDISVVNLYTYPSIFTLREFISAKRNLLRSKPKSLKELIKPTGSDIAIIGIAGRYPKANDIKQFWDNLLNGVEAISFFSDEELEFIPNSNPDSELKFVKARGVLEDADKFDAEFFGFNPREAAIMDPQHRVFLECCYNALEDAGYVPDKFEGSVGIFAGSSLNTYLIYNLLSDRNKQEDLANSYQIADYTTLTGNDNGFLTTKVAYKLGLNGPAVNVQTACSTSLVAVGEAYKSLITGECDMAIAGGVSISFPQKRGYYFVDGSIGSIDGHCKPFDADATGTVFSAGAGVVVLKRLEDAIKDGDSVYAVIKSVALNNDGSDKAGYMTPSIDGQKDVIVRAQKIAGVNSETIKYVETHGTGTPVGDPIEVTALEKAFRISTDKKQFCGIGSVKSNIGHTDAAAGVTGLIKTALVLKHKTIPPTLHFQKPNPRFDFSKSPFYVVDKLTRIESNNGPVRAAVSAFGVGGTNAHAILEEYFDNEVLPEEENKKHILIVSAKTENSLKANITSLANYLADNQKENITDIAFTLQQGRKEFEWRQFVIASSAAECEKKFRDALSSGNNKSKVSLNERNHLVFMFPGQGAQYVNMGRGLYDNEPLFKDTVDQCSEILKPLLNLDLRDLLFPETVNEESAKKLEQTVYTQPALFVIEYSLAKLFISYGIKPNSMIGHSVGDYVAACLADVFTLEDALFILSRRAKLMQQQKSGSMLSVRSNEEQIKNILDDDIAVAAINSPNLIVLSGATEKIKEFSDKLNDLKIENRILFTSHAYHSKMMEPAIEPFIKEFNNIKLNKPSAPFISSLTGSWITDEQAIDPKFWAAQLRNTVRFSDGIKELQKINNLVLIEVGPGRALSTMAGQHKKENGRQTIITTLTQPNEDADDSTNFLTAVGKLWLNGIKIEWQNFHKGKRRRRIHLPGYQFDRKSYWIEPPKRDSLKQKSVLDSSAPVVQSTKKEKVKKVIQGEAMTRKEYITGILKDILEELSGISKSELDESKTFLELGFDSLFMTQVSLAFQKRFDVKITLRQLLETAPSINAIAEFIDGSLAQGKFEPPKQEIVIEEEIEVPVTENIQQNISSSFRQQEAFTQSTFTPLNNVEKLIYEQLEIMKKQLEVLSGGKLNQQLPTNLNSSISANTKVIREEKPLPESTLKPKEEKKVFERFGPYKPIETKKGGALTEKQQKYLNRLIEEYTRKTPTSKKMTQEHRAHYSDPRTVSGFLPIWKEMTYQVIVKESKGSKLIDVDNNEYIDVIMGFGQYLFGHNPDFLKEAIEEQLKLGIEIGPQSPIAGEVAKLICEFTGLDRAAFCVTGSEAVLGAMRAARTVTGKDKIVFFTGDYHGIIDEVLIKTTINGDQIRTMPIAPGIPKENVQNTIALEYGSEESLRIIEKLLPELAAIMVEPVQSRRPDLQPKEFLLKLREIADKANIPLIFDEVITGFRVSNGGAQEYFGVKADIATYGKILGGGFPIGVIAGKKLYMDAFDGGYWQYGDDSIPEAGVTFFAGTFARHPLSLKGALTVLNYLKKDNNRLQQELNSKAASLASELNDFMLKRNVPIKFLNFSSVLYYSYPKDLNYFSLLFYLMRHKGIHILEGFPFFLSSAHSEEDIKKIINAFKESVVELQDNGFFPAQLGGGNGEVKKTESPVFKSNQFPLADAQKEIWLASQISETSNCAFNESNNIEFKGEMNLGAFRKAFDRLIQRHDALRTTFSSDGNYQIVHDQINFKLDLIDLSELNESDKTNELNRLIQNEPRIPFDLVNGPLIRACMVKLNNEYHNLLLTAHHIVCDGWSYDVMVRDLSRLYNEEVEGKKSEDLIPMQMKDYVGYLENFKQTNDYKQQEKFWLEKLSGEISDIELPNDKQRPLIRTFNGGRITGIIDEHLFTKTKALCVSQKVTLFTTMLSLWGILLHKLSNQNDIITGIPAAGQQVVGADDLVGHCTNLLPIRFNLKSETKFSEFLKDVKFLVLDAYENQQVTYVDIISKLKLKRSSNRSPLLSTMFNIDPAIMGLKFTGLGCKMNVNPRAGFQFEIGFNIVSFDDHCEIECDYNTDLFSEEKINSIINYYKNIIQQVTDNNEILIKDIKVLSANELEHLMNLLNGNN, from the coding sequence ATGATTAAACAAAAATCAGTTATTGAACTTTTTGAAGAACAAGTAGCGAAAAGCAAAGATAAGATCGCAATTGTATCTTCAAATCGAGATTATACATATTATGAACTTAATTGCAGAGCCAAATCAATTGCTAAAGTCCTGATTGGAAAAGGATTCCTTCCAAATTCAATTGTTGGGATTGCAGTAGATCGTTCTTTTGATTTGATTGCTGCCGTATTGGGTATATTAAAAGCTGGCGGTTGTGTTTTCCCGATTGATATGAATTATCCGGCAGACAGAATTCAATTTATGATTAAAGATACCAGACCAGGTTTTATTATTACATCAAAAACTTCCCGGGAAAAAATTCCTGAAAGTGATGCTGAACTTATTTTAGTAGAAAACATAACCGAAGTGAAGGATGAAGTTTTAAAGACTGCTTATCTGAAGCCAGACGACTTGATTTATCTCATCTACACTTCCGGCTCAACAGGAAAACCTAAAGGTTTAAAAATGCCTCATCGGGTTATTTCTAATCTTATCGATTGGCAAAATAACATTTCTACTCCCGGAAGTTTTAGTACTCTTCAGTTTGCGCCTATAAGTTTTGATGTTTCCTTTCAGGAAATTTTCTCTACCTTAACAAGCGGCAGCACACTTTACCTAATTGATGAGAATAACCGCAAGGATCCTTTTGAATTAATTAAATTTATTTCGCAGAATAAAATTGAAAGAATCTTTCTACCATTTATTGCATTACAAACTTTTGCAGAGGCAGCGGAGCAGTCGGATTATAAACTTTATTTAAAACATATAATCACAGCTGGTGAGCAACTAATTATAACACCGCAAATAGAAAGGTTTTTCCGAAACAACAAAAATATTACTCTTCATAATCAATATGGACCATCAGAAACTCATGTTTGTACTTCATTTATTTTAAATGGACCATCTGAGAATTGGCCTAAATTTCCTCCTATAGGCAGAGCTATTCAAAACTCCCAAATCTTATTGTTAGATGAGAACCTTAATATTGTTAACGCCGGTTCGGTAGGAGAAATTTTTATTGGAGGCACTTGCGTTGCTGAAGGATATTTGAATAGGGATGAACTAACTGCAGCGAGATTTCGAAAGATTCAAATTGATGGAACAGAACAGATTTTTTATAAGACAGGTGATCTCGGGAAATTAAATGAATCTGGTGATATTGAATTTTTAGGACGTGCCGATGAACAAATAAAACTTCACGGTTACAGAATTGAGCCGGGCGAAATTGAAAACTCGATACTTGAATTTCAAGGGATTAATTCTGCAGCCGTTGTTTTGCAGGAACTGAGCAACGGAGAAAAAGTTCTCGCAGCATATTTTTCAACTAAAGGGGCAATGATTGATGTTAATACACTTAAATTATTCCTGGATGAAAAATTACCTTTGTATATGGTTCCTAAGTATTATTTTCAAAAAGAGACTCTTCCATTGACACCAAGCGGTAAAATAGATAAGAAGGTTTTAAAGTCTAATAAAATTGATATCTTCAAAAAGGATTCAGAGCATTCTTCTGATTTAAAGATAGATTTTATTGAAGAAATGCTGATTAAAATCTGGCGGGAAGTTTTGGGAAAAGATTCATTCAATATAGAAGACAATTTTTTCGATATCGGTGGAGATTCAATTTCAATCGGAAGAGTACAAATTAAAATAAAGGAATATCTCAAAGAAGATATTTCTGTAGTTAATCTTTATACTTACCCTTCGATTTTTACCCTCAGAGAATTTATCAGCGCTAAAAGAAATCTTCTTCGTTCAAAACCAAAATCATTAAAAGAACTGATTAAACCAACTGGTTCCGATATCGCAATCATCGGTATTGCTGGCAGATATCCTAAAGCTAATGATATAAAACAATTCTGGGATAATCTTTTGAATGGAGTTGAAGCGATCTCTTTCTTCTCCGATGAAGAGCTTGAGTTTATTCCAAACAGCAATCCCGATTCTGAATTAAAATTTGTCAAAGCCCGTGGCGTTCTTGAAGACGCGGATAAATTTGATGCAGAGTTCTTTGGTTTTAATCCAAGAGAAGCTGCAATAATGGATCCTCAGCACAGAGTATTTCTCGAATGTTGTTATAATGCTCTTGAAGATGCAGGGTATGTACCTGACAAATTTGAAGGTTCGGTTGGAATTTTTGCCGGCTCGAGTCTGAATACTTATTTGATTTATAATTTGCTTTCTGACAGAAATAAACAGGAAGATTTAGCTAATTCTTATCAGATAGCTGATTATACAACTCTTACAGGTAATGATAACGGATTTCTGACTACAAAAGTCGCTTACAAATTAGGACTTAATGGTCCTGCTGTAAATGTTCAAACTGCTTGTTCAACTTCACTTGTTGCAGTCGGAGAAGCATATAAAAGTCTTATTACAGGTGAATGCGATATGGCAATTGCTGGAGGAGTTTCAATATCATTTCCACAAAAAAGAGGATATTACTTTGTTGATGGAAGTATTGGTTCAATTGATGGTCATTGTAAGCCTTTTGATGCTGATGCAACAGGAACAGTATTCAGTGCAGGCGCCGGAGTTGTGGTATTGAAACGACTTGAAGATGCGATCAAAGATGGTGATTCCGTTTATGCAGTTATAAAATCTGTAGCGTTAAATAATGACGGGAGTGATAAAGCTGGTTATATGACGCCGAGTATTGATGGACAGAAAGATGTTATCGTAAGAGCACAAAAAATTGCCGGTGTAAATTCTGAAACGATTAAGTATGTGGAAACACACGGAACAGGAACTCCAGTTGGTGATCCGATTGAAGTAACGGCACTTGAAAAAGCATTCAGAATTTCAACAGATAAAAAACAATTTTGTGGTATTGGTTCTGTTAAATCGAATATTGGTCATACTGATGCTGCGGCAGGCGTTACAGGATTAATCAAAACGGCTTTGGTTCTTAAACATAAAACGATTCCACCAACACTTCATTTCCAAAAACCAAATCCAAGATTTGATTTCTCAAAGTCACCGTTCTATGTAGTTGATAAACTTACTCGAATAGAAAGTAATAATGGTCCTGTCAGAGCAGCAGTAAGTGCATTTGGTGTTGGAGGAACAAATGCTCATGCAATACTTGAAGAATATTTTGATAATGAAGTTCTACCTGAAGAAGAAAATAAAAAACATATTTTAATAGTATCTGCCAAAACAGAGAACTCCTTAAAAGCAAATATTACTTCTCTGGCAAATTATCTGGCTGATAATCAAAAAGAAAATATTACTGATATTGCCTTCACGCTTCAACAGGGAAGAAAAGAATTTGAATGGCGACAGTTTGTTATAGCATCAAGTGCAGCGGAATGTGAAAAGAAATTCAGAGATGCACTTTCTTCAGGAAATAATAAATCAAAAGTAAGTCTTAATGAGCGGAATCATCTTGTATTTATGTTCCCGGGACAGGGAGCTCAATATGTAAATATGGGAAGAGGATTATACGATAATGAACCACTTTTCAAAGATACTGTTGATCAATGTTCTGAAATATTAAAACCATTGTTGAATCTTGACCTTCGTGACTTACTTTTTCCTGAAACTGTTAATGAAGAATCTGCAAAAAAACTTGAGCAAACTGTTTACACACAACCAGCTTTATTCGTTATTGAATATTCTCTTGCAAAACTGTTTATAAGTTATGGAATTAAACCTAACTCAATGATAGGTCATAGTGTGGGTGATTATGTAGCTGCTTGTTTGGCTGATGTATTTACACTTGAAGATGCTTTGTTCATTTTATCCAGAAGAGCAAAACTTATGCAGCAGCAAAAATCAGGAAGTATGCTTTCAGTCAGAAGCAATGAGGAGCAAATAAAAAATATTCTTGATGATGATATTGCTGTTGCTGCAATCAACTCACCAAATCTTATAGTGCTTTCCGGCGCGACAGAAAAAATTAAAGAATTCTCTGATAAGCTAAATGATTTGAAGATTGAGAACAGAATACTTTTCACCTCTCACGCTTATCATTCGAAGATGATGGAGCCGGCAATTGAACCATTTATTAAAGAGTTCAACAATATTAAACTTAACAAACCATCTGCTCCTTTTATTTCAAGCTTGACAGGAAGCTGGATTACAGATGAACAAGCAATTGATCCTAAATTCTGGGCTGCTCAGCTTAGAAATACAGTAAGATTTTCTGACGGAATAAAAGAATTGCAGAAGATCAATAACCTTGTACTGATTGAAGTTGGGCCGGGAAGAGCTTTATCAACTATGGCTGGTCAGCATAAAAAAGAAAACGGCAGGCAAACAATTATTACAACATTGACACAACCAAATGAAGATGCAGATGATTCAACTAACTTTTTAACTGCTGTTGGAAAACTTTGGTTAAACGGAATCAAAATTGAATGGCAGAATTTTCACAAAGGAAAACGCAGAAGAAGAATTCATCTTCCCGGTTATCAATTCGATAGAAAAAGTTATTGGATTGAACCTCCTAAGAGAGATAGTTTAAAACAAAAGTCTGTATTGGATTCATCCGCTCCGGTAGTTCAATCAACCAAAAAAGAAAAAGTAAAAAAAGTTATTCAGGGAGAAGCGATGACTCGCAAAGAATATATCACCGGAATTCTGAAAGACATACTTGAAGAACTTTCCGGCATAAGCAAATCTGAACTCGATGAATCAAAAACATTTCTTGAGTTAGGATTTGACTCATTATTTATGACTCAGGTTAGCCTTGCATTTCAGAAAAGGTTTGATGTTAAAATTACATTGCGTCAATTGCTTGAAACTGCTCCAAGTATAAATGCAATAGCAGAATTTATTGATGGCTCATTAGCTCAGGGGAAATTTGAACCACCAAAACAGGAAATAGTCATTGAAGAGGAAATTGAAGTTCCAGTTACTGAAAATATTCAACAGAATATTTCGTCATCTTTCAGACAGCAGGAAGCTTTTACTCAGTCTACCTTTACTCCATTGAACAATGTTGAGAAACTTATTTATGAACAGCTCGAAATTATGAAGAAACAACTCGAAGTTTTGAGTGGAGGAAAATTAAATCAGCAGCTTCCGACTAATCTTAATTCGTCAATATCTGCAAATACCAAAGTAATTAGGGAAGAAAAACCATTACCTGAATCAACCTTAAAACCAAAAGAAGAGAAAAAGGTATTTGAAAGATTTGGACCTTACAAACCAATCGAAACTAAAAAAGGTGGAGCACTAACTGAAAAGCAGCAAAAATATCTCAACAGATTGATAGAAGAATACACAAGAAAAACTCCAACCTCAAAAAAAATGACACAGGAACATCGTGCTCATTATTCCGATCCAAGAACAGTTTCCGGTTTTCTTCCAATATGGAAAGAGATGACTTATCAGGTTATTGTAAAAGAATCAAAAGGTTCTAAACTTATTGATGTTGATAATAATGAATACATTGATGTGATAATGGGATTTGGTCAATACTTATTCGGACATAATCCTGATTTTCTTAAAGAAGCAATAGAAGAACAATTAAAACTTGGAATTGAAATTGGTCCGCAATCACCTATAGCAGGTGAAGTAGCAAAACTTATTTGTGAATTTACGGGATTAGACAGAGCAGCATTTTGTGTTACTGGTTCGGAAGCGGTACTTGGTGCAATGAGAGCCGCACGAACTGTAACAGGAAAAGATAAAATAGTTTTCTTCACAGGGGATTATCACGGAATAATTGATGAAGTTCTGATTAAGACAACAATAAATGGTGATCAGATCAGAACGATGCCAATTGCTCCTGGAATTCCAAAAGAAAATGTTCAGAATACAATTGCACTTGAATATGGCTCAGAAGAATCACTACGAATTATAGAAAAACTATTGCCAGAGCTTGCAGCAATAATGGTTGAACCTGTCCAATCCAGACGACCGGACTTACAGCCGAAAGAATTTTTACTCAAACTCAGAGAGATTGCTGATAAAGCGAACATCCCTCTGATTTTTGATGAAGTGATAACAGGCTTCAGAGTTTCTAACGGCGGTGCACAGGAATACTTTGGAGTAAAAGCGGATATTGCAACTTATGGTAAAATTCTCGGCGGTGGTTTTCCGATAGGTGTAATTGCCGGTAAGAAATTATACATGGATGCTTTTGATGGCGGCTACTGGCAGTATGGTGATGACTCAATTCCCGAAGCAGGTGTTACATTCTTTGCAGGAACTTTTGCACGTCATCCTCTTTCGCTTAAAGGAGCTTTAACAGTTCTTAATTATCTGAAAAAAGACAATAACAGACTTCAGCAAGAGTTAAATTCAAAAGCAGCTTCATTAGCAAGCGAACTTAACGACTTTATGCTAAAGAGAAATGTTCCAATTAAATTCTTAAACTTCAGTTCGGTTCTTTATTACAGTTATCCTAAAGATCTGAATTACTTTAGTCTGCTATTTTATTTAATGAGACATAAAGGGATTCACATTCTTGAAGGATTTCCATTCTTTCTTTCATCAGCTCACAGCGAAGAAGATATAAAGAAAATAATCAATGCATTCAAAGAAAGTGTTGTTGAACTTCAGGATAACGGATTTTTCCCTGCACAGCTTGGAGGTGGCAACGGAGAAGTAAAGAAAACAGAAAGTCCGGTGTTTAAATCAAATCAGTTTCCTTTAGCAGATGCTCAGAAAGAAATATGGCTTGCATCACAGATTAGTGAAACATCAAACTGTGCTTTTAATGAGTCGAATAATATTGAGTTCAAAGGCGAAATGAATTTGGGTGCATTCAGAAAAGCATTTGACAGATTGATACAAAGACACGATGCACTCAGAACTACTTTCTCAAGTGATGGTAATTATCAGATTGTTCACGATCAAATAAATTTTAAGCTCGATTTAATTGATCTTTCTGAATTAAATGAATCAGACAAAACAAACGAATTAAATCGTCTTATTCAAAATGAACCTAGAATACCTTTCGATTTGGTTAATGGTCCTTTAATCAGAGCTTGTATGGTTAAGCTTAACAACGAATATCATAACCTTCTGCTGACAGCACATCATATAGTTTGCGATGGTTGGTCTTATGATGTTATGGTTAGAGACCTGAGCAGATTGTACAATGAAGAAGTTGAAGGAAAGAAATCTGAAGATTTGATTCCTATGCAGATGAAAGATTATGTTGGATATCTGGAAAATTTCAAACAGACAAATGATTATAAGCAGCAGGAAAAATTCTGGTTGGAAAAATTAAGCGGAGAAATTTCTGATATTGAACTGCCAAATGATAAACAGCGACCGTTGATTCGTACTTTTAATGGAGGAAGAATAACAGGTATTATAGATGAGCACTTATTTACAAAAACAAAAGCATTGTGCGTTAGTCAAAAAGTAACTTTGTTTACAACAATGTTATCTTTATGGGGAATTTTATTGCACAAACTCAGTAATCAGAATGATATTATTACCGGAATCCCAGCAGCAGGTCAACAGGTTGTTGGTGCTGATGATTTGGTTGGGCATTGCACAAACCTTTTACCAATTAGATTTAATTTGAAATCAGAAACAAAATTTTCTGAATTTCTTAAAGATGTTAAATTTTTGGTTCTCGATGCTTATGAAAATCAGCAGGTAACTTATGTTGATATTATTTCTAAACTAAAATTAAAGAGAAGTTCTAATCGCTCACCATTGCTATCAACAATGTTTAATATTGATCCAGCGATTATGGGATTAAAATTTACCGGACTTGGTTGTAAAATGAATGTTAATCCAAGAGCAGGTTTTCAGTTCGAGATTGGATTTAATATTGTTTCCTTTGATGACCATTGCGAAATTGAATGTGATTACAATACAGATTTGTTTTCCGAAGAAAAAATTAATTCAATAATAAACTATTATAAGAATATTATTCAGCAGGTAACTGATAATAATGAAATCCTGATTAAAGATATTAAAGTACTAAGCGCGAATGAACTTGAACATTTAATGAATCTCCTAAACGGAAATAATTAA